A region from the Chitinophaga sp. Cy-1792 genome encodes:
- a CDS encoding thioredoxin family protein yields the protein MKKLFISVILLLLTYAGYSQHAVPADKVLKEASALAAKEHKNVFIIFHASWCGWCHKMDTAMNDAACKPAFEKNYVIRHITVKEAAEKKNTENPGGMELLTKYNGDKEGIPFWLVFQPDGKLLADSRMKGTDGALHNIGCPAEPAEIAQFLEILKASSHMTADELTAIEKRFGEIARHN from the coding sequence ATGAAAAAACTATTTATCAGTGTAATATTATTGCTGCTGACCTATGCAGGTTACAGCCAGCATGCAGTGCCGGCAGATAAGGTCCTGAAAGAAGCCAGCGCCCTGGCTGCCAAAGAGCACAAGAACGTCTTTATTATATTCCACGCCTCCTGGTGCGGCTGGTGCCATAAAATGGATACGGCCATGAATGATGCAGCCTGCAAACCAGCCTTCGAAAAGAATTATGTGATCCGCCATATTACTGTAAAGGAAGCCGCAGAGAAGAAAAACACGGAAAATCCCGGTGGCATGGAGCTGCTGACAAAATACAACGGTGATAAGGAAGGTATTCCTTTCTGGCTTGTTTTCCAGCCGGACGGCAAACTGTTGGCAGATAGCCGTATGAAAGGCACAGATGGGGCATTGCATAATATTGGTTGTCCTGCAGAGCCGGCAGAAATAGCGCAGTTCCTGGAGATATTGAAAGCCTCTTCCCATATGACTGCAGACGAACTTACTGCAATAGAAAAGAGATTCGGGGAGATCGCCCGGCACAATTAA